A genomic segment from Propionibacteriaceae bacterium ZF39 encodes:
- the glpK gene encoding glycerol kinase GlpK — MTERRFVLAIDQGTTSTRAIVFDHAGREVASGQAEHRQIFPQPGWVEHDPLEIWTNTVQVVAIALTRARITHLQLAAIGITNQRETTVVWDVRTGQPVTNAVVWQDTRTAELCRELGGEAGADRWKSTTGLPLATYFAGPKVRWILDNIEGAREDAEAGHLRMGTIDSWLIWNLTGGPNGGAHLTDVTNASRTLLMDLRTLEWDDAIVSELGIPTSMFPEIRPSVGTFGEVSSTGLLTGVPIAGVLGDQQAATFGQACFSPGMAKNTYGTGCFLLTNTGTEVVESKAGLVSTVAYQLDGESAAYALEGSIAVAGSLVQWLRDNLGLIGSAPEVEELAASVDDNGGAYIVPAFSGLFAPYWRDDARGVIAGLTRYVTKAHLARAALEASAYQTRDVVEAMQSDAGTAITELRVDGGMTANSLLMQFQADQLGIDVIRPTLIETTALGAAFAAGIAVGFWSGIEDVTANWTEDARWTPTTDRAEADRLHRDWAKAVERTLGWVDDDG; from the coding sequence ATGACCGAGCGACGATTCGTCCTGGCCATCGACCAGGGTACGACGAGCACCCGGGCGATCGTGTTCGACCACGCCGGCCGCGAGGTCGCCTCCGGTCAGGCCGAGCACCGTCAGATCTTCCCGCAACCGGGCTGGGTCGAGCACGATCCGCTGGAGATCTGGACCAACACGGTCCAGGTCGTCGCGATCGCTCTCACGCGGGCGCGCATCACCCACCTCCAACTCGCCGCGATCGGCATCACCAACCAACGCGAGACCACAGTGGTCTGGGATGTGCGCACCGGCCAACCCGTCACGAACGCCGTCGTGTGGCAGGACACCCGCACGGCCGAGCTCTGCCGCGAGCTCGGTGGCGAGGCCGGCGCCGATCGTTGGAAGTCCACGACCGGGCTGCCCCTGGCGACCTATTTCGCGGGACCCAAGGTCCGCTGGATTCTCGACAACATCGAGGGTGCCCGCGAGGACGCCGAGGCCGGCCACCTGCGCATGGGCACGATCGACTCCTGGCTGATCTGGAACCTCACGGGTGGCCCGAACGGAGGCGCCCATCTCACCGATGTCACCAATGCCTCACGCACGCTCCTCATGGACCTCCGGACCCTCGAGTGGGACGACGCGATCGTGTCCGAACTGGGCATCCCGACGTCGATGTTCCCCGAGATCCGGCCGTCGGTCGGCACCTTCGGCGAGGTCAGCTCGACCGGGCTGCTGACGGGCGTACCCATTGCCGGCGTCCTCGGCGACCAGCAGGCCGCCACGTTCGGCCAGGCCTGCTTCTCCCCCGGCATGGCCAAGAACACCTATGGCACCGGCTGCTTCCTGCTGACCAACACCGGCACTGAGGTCGTGGAATCGAAGGCCGGCCTGGTCTCGACCGTGGCCTATCAGCTCGACGGCGAATCCGCCGCCTATGCGCTCGAGGGGTCGATCGCCGTCGCCGGCTCGCTCGTCCAGTGGCTGCGCGACAACCTCGGGCTGATCGGGTCCGCACCGGAAGTCGAGGAGCTCGCCGCCTCCGTCGACGACAACGGCGGTGCCTATATCGTTCCGGCCTTCTCGGGGCTCTTCGCTCCTTACTGGCGGGATGACGCCCGCGGTGTCATCGCCGGTCTGACCCGCTATGTCACGAAGGCCCACCTCGCCCGGGCGGCCCTCGAGGCGTCCGCCTATCAGACCCGCGATGTCGTGGAGGCCATGCAGTCCGACGCCGGCACCGCGATCACCGAGCTGCGCGTCGATGGCGGTATGACGGCGAACAGTCTCCTCATGCAGTTCCAGGCCGACCAGCTCGGCATCGATGTCATCCGCCCCACCCTCATTGAGACGACCGCCCTCGGTGCCGCGTTCGCCGCCGGCATCGCCGTCGGGTTCTGGTCCGGCATCGAGGATGTCACCGCGAATTGGACCGAGGATGCGCGCTGGACCCCGACCACCGACCGGGCCGAGGCCGATCGGTTGCATCGCGACTGGGCCAAGGCGGTGGAGCGTACGCTCGGATGGGTCGACGACGACGGCTGA
- a CDS encoding LysR family transcriptional regulator, with protein MQPRQLEHFLAVAEHGSFTAAARARFVAQPSLSQTIRLLEQDLGVELFQRLPGGVRLTPAGEALVPVARSALREFDRVRQHMTEVKGVLTGRLDLVSLPALTMTPVAPATSRFRAAHPGVTVRILHAADAPEAIGIVRQGHAELGFIDVAVEDQDLEAESLPAQGLCLVSPPGWEPPRPATLAAIAGLPLVTSLTSAFLRSRLRLPRDAVVVEVDNRESMVHLILAGAGHGVLPAPLADLAVREGATSTPLDPPLTRPITVVRPAGAGLSPAAGRFLAAIRQEVA; from the coding sequence ATGCAGCCACGCCAACTCGAGCACTTTCTCGCTGTCGCCGAACACGGCTCGTTCACGGCCGCCGCCCGAGCCCGCTTCGTGGCCCAACCGTCGTTGTCGCAGACGATCCGCCTGTTGGAGCAGGATCTCGGGGTCGAATTGTTCCAGCGGTTGCCGGGAGGCGTACGCCTCACTCCGGCTGGCGAGGCGTTGGTGCCGGTCGCGCGATCGGCGCTGCGGGAGTTCGATCGCGTACGCCAGCACATGACGGAGGTGAAGGGAGTCCTGACCGGCCGACTCGATCTGGTGTCGTTGCCGGCGCTGACGATGACACCCGTGGCTCCAGCCACGAGCCGATTCCGGGCGGCGCATCCGGGGGTGACGGTGCGGATCCTGCATGCGGCCGATGCCCCGGAGGCGATCGGCATCGTGCGTCAGGGGCATGCCGAGCTGGGGTTCATCGACGTGGCGGTCGAAGATCAGGACCTCGAGGCGGAGTCCCTGCCTGCCCAAGGGTTGTGCTTGGTCAGCCCGCCCGGCTGGGAGCCGCCGCGGCCCGCGACGCTCGCCGCGATCGCTGGACTCCCGCTGGTCACCAGTCTGACGTCCGCGTTCCTCCGATCCCGCCTCAGACTGCCCCGGGATGCTGTTGTTGTCGAGGTCGACAATCGCGAATCGATGGTGCATCTCATCCTGGCGGGGGCCGGGCACGGCGTGCTTCCTGCACCCCTGGCCGACCTCGCCGTGCGCGAGGGAGCGACCTCGACGCCGCTCGATCCGCCGCTGACCAGGCCCATCACGGTCGTTCGTCCTGCGGGTGCCGGCCTCTCGCCTGCGGCGGGGCGGTTTCTGGCAGCGATTCGGCAGGAGGTGGCGTAG
- the leuA gene encoding 2-isopropylmalate synthase gives MNFSPNAFGTRVQTKPVQQPSPMPYHRYQAFQPVDVPDRTWPTKKITQAPRWLSTDLRDGNQALIDPMTPARKRRMFDMLVKMGYKEIEIGFPSASQTDFDFVRQLIEDEAIPEDVHISVLTQAREDLIERTVQSLVGANKANVHLYNATAELFRRVVFGIDEAECIALAKRGTEMVMKYAEQNLGDVKFGYQYSPEIFTQTPTDYAVEVCNAVMDVWQPEADREIILNLPATVEMSTPNTYADQIEYFGRHIRNRDHVAISLHPHNDRGTAVAATELALMAGADRVEGCLFGHGERTGNVDLITLGMNLFSQGIDPMIDFSNIDEIRRTVEYCTGLPVHPRHPYAGDLVFTAFSGSHQDAIKKGLESLENHAMVQGKGVHEIAWEAPYLPIDPHDVGRTYEAVIRVNSQSGKGGMAYIMKADHKLDLPRRLQIEFSRVVQRATDATSHEISSEELWEIFRDEYIQPDGPLQVHGVKTQNNGVDTVDARVSMDGKEFDVHGEGNGPVSAYVDALSSFGHRGVRVLDYSEHAMASGGDAKAAAFIECEIGDGDDARIMWGVGIHENIITASLMAVNNAVNRAIR, from the coding sequence ATGAATTTCTCTCCCAATGCGTTCGGCACCCGGGTCCAGACCAAGCCTGTGCAGCAGCCGAGCCCGATGCCGTATCACCGCTATCAGGCCTTCCAGCCCGTCGACGTGCCCGACCGCACGTGGCCGACGAAGAAGATCACCCAGGCCCCGCGGTGGCTGTCGACCGACCTGCGTGATGGCAACCAGGCCCTGATCGACCCGATGACCCCGGCCCGCAAGCGTCGCATGTTCGACATGCTGGTGAAGATGGGTTACAAGGAAATCGAGATCGGTTTCCCCTCGGCGTCCCAGACCGACTTCGACTTCGTCCGGCAGCTGATCGAGGACGAGGCCATCCCGGAGGACGTGCACATCTCGGTCCTGACCCAGGCGCGTGAGGACCTGATCGAGCGCACCGTCCAGTCGCTGGTCGGCGCCAACAAGGCGAATGTCCACCTCTACAACGCGACCGCGGAGCTGTTCCGTCGCGTGGTGTTCGGTATCGACGAGGCCGAGTGCATCGCGCTGGCGAAGCGCGGCACCGAGATGGTCATGAAGTATGCCGAGCAGAACCTGGGCGATGTGAAGTTCGGTTATCAGTATTCGCCGGAGATCTTCACCCAGACCCCGACCGACTATGCCGTCGAGGTCTGCAACGCGGTCATGGATGTCTGGCAGCCCGAGGCCGATCGCGAGATCATCCTGAACCTGCCGGCGACCGTCGAGATGTCGACGCCGAACACGTACGCCGACCAGATCGAGTATTTCGGTCGCCATATCCGCAACCGCGACCACGTGGCCATCTCGCTGCATCCGCACAACGACCGTGGCACCGCCGTCGCGGCGACCGAGCTGGCGCTGATGGCCGGTGCCGATCGTGTCGAGGGCTGCCTGTTCGGCCACGGTGAGCGCACCGGCAACGTGGACCTGATCACCCTGGGCATGAACCTGTTCAGCCAGGGCATCGACCCGATGATCGACTTCTCCAACATCGACGAGATTCGCCGGACGGTCGAATACTGCACCGGCCTGCCCGTCCACCCGCGCCATCCCTATGCCGGTGACCTCGTCTTCACCGCCTTCTCCGGCTCCCACCAGGACGCGATCAAGAAGGGCCTGGAGTCGCTGGAGAACCACGCGATGGTCCAGGGCAAGGGCGTCCACGAGATCGCGTGGGAAGCGCCCTATCTGCCGATCGATCCCCATGATGTGGGCCGCACCTATGAGGCCGTCATCCGCGTGAACTCGCAGTCCGGCAAGGGCGGGATGGCGTACATCATGAAGGCCGACCACAAGCTCGACCTGCCGCGTCGTCTGCAGATCGAGTTCTCCCGCGTCGTGCAGCGCGCCACCGATGCGACCAGCCACGAGATCAGCTCCGAGGAGCTGTGGGAGATCTTCCGCGACGAATACATCCAGCCCGACGGTCCGCTGCAGGTCCACGGTGTGAAGACCCAGAACAACGGGGTCGACACCGTCGATGCGCGGGTCTCCATGGACGGCAAGGAGTTCGATGTCCACGGCGAGGGCAACGGCCCGGTGTCGGCCTATGTCGATGCCCTGTCGAGCTTCGGCCATCGCGGCGTACGCGTCCTCGACTATTCCGAGCACGCCATGGCCTCCGGTGGCGACGCCAAGGCTGCGGCGTTCATCGAGTGCGAGATCGGTGACGGGGATGATGCCCGCATCATGTGGGGCGTCGGCATCCACGAGAACATCATCACGGCGTCCCTGATGGCCGTGAACAATGCCGTGAACCGCGCGATTCGCTGA
- the era gene encoding GTPase Era: MDGRPEGFRSGFACFVGRPNAGKSTLTNALVGSKIAITSSKPQTTRHAIRGIVHRPDAQMVLIDTPGLHKPRTLLGERLNDLVHETWSEVDVIGVCLPADQRIGPGDTYLVTQIAELPNRPKLVALATKSDLVSGERMRDHLVSIQALEEKLGIRWEHIVPVSAVSGEQVDDVADVLVSLLPEGPAYYPDGEITDEPTETLVAELIRECALEGVRDELPHSIIVTIEEMGLREGRPEDKPLLDIFANLIVERDSQKGIMIGHKGSHLREVGTAAREQITRLLGTPVHLDLRVKVLKEWQRDPKYLNRLGF, encoded by the coding sequence ATGGACGGGCGGCCCGAGGGGTTCCGGTCGGGGTTCGCCTGCTTCGTGGGGCGACCCAACGCGGGCAAGTCGACCCTGACCAACGCCCTGGTCGGCTCCAAGATCGCGATCACGTCCTCGAAGCCCCAGACGACGCGGCACGCGATCCGCGGCATCGTGCATCGCCCGGACGCACAGATGGTGCTCATCGATACGCCGGGTCTGCACAAGCCGCGCACCCTGCTGGGGGAGCGACTCAACGACCTCGTGCATGAGACCTGGTCCGAGGTCGACGTCATCGGAGTCTGTTTGCCGGCCGATCAGCGCATCGGGCCCGGCGACACCTACCTGGTCACCCAGATCGCCGAGCTGCCCAACCGGCCCAAGCTGGTGGCTCTGGCCACCAAGTCCGACCTCGTGTCGGGGGAGCGGATGCGGGATCACCTGGTGTCGATCCAGGCGCTGGAGGAGAAGCTCGGCATCCGCTGGGAACACATCGTGCCCGTGTCGGCCGTGTCGGGGGAGCAGGTCGACGACGTGGCCGATGTGCTCGTCTCGCTGCTGCCGGAGGGGCCGGCGTACTATCCCGACGGCGAAATCACCGACGAACCCACCGAGACGCTGGTCGCGGAACTGATCCGGGAGTGCGCGCTCGAGGGGGTACGCGATGAGCTGCCCCACTCCATCATCGTCACGATCGAGGAAATGGGCCTCCGCGAGGGGCGGCCGGAGGACAAGCCGCTGCTCGACATCTTCGCGAACCTGATCGTCGAGCGGGATTCCCAGAAGGGCATCATGATCGGCCACAAGGGGAGTCACCTGCGTGAGGTGGGGACCGCCGCGCGCGAGCAGATCACCCGTCTCCTCGGCACGCCCGTGCACCTTGACCTGCGCGTGAAGGTGCTCAAGGAGTGGCAGCGCGACCCCAAATATCTCAACCGGCTGGGCTTCTGA
- a CDS encoding SRPBCC domain-containing protein gives MATETTGETTTDNVTVRRTVTSSLDSVWGALMQPQGASALLGEGGELGNKGDAWKAADGTYGVTRSFHPQEQIRFSWHADEDAPATLVDLHMRAAGDGTELELVHDHLPADADRDWLTQHWDKALARIEEQAN, from the coding sequence ATGGCCACCGAAACCACTGGGGAGACCACGACGGACAACGTGACCGTGCGCCGCACGGTCACCTCTTCGTTGGACAGCGTCTGGGGAGCTCTCATGCAGCCCCAGGGCGCCAGCGCCCTGCTCGGCGAGGGCGGCGAACTCGGCAACAAGGGCGACGCCTGGAAGGCCGCCGACGGCACCTACGGTGTGACGCGCAGCTTCCACCCGCAGGAACAGATCCGCTTCTCCTGGCACGCCGATGAGGATGCTCCGGCGACGCTGGTCGACCTCCACATGCGCGCTGCCGGCGACGGCACCGAGCTGGAGCTCGTGCATGACCATCTGCCGGCCGACGCCGACCGTGACTGGCTCACCCAGCACTGGGACAAGGCTCTCGCCCGCATCGAAGAGCAGGCGAACTGA
- the argG gene encoding argininosuccinate synthase: protein MSKVLTSLPVGERVGIAFSGGLDTSVAVAWMREKGAIPCTYTADIGQYDEPDIESVPGRAMEYGAELSRMVDCREALVEEGLVALMCGAFHIRTAGKVYFNTTPLGRAVTGMLLVRAMKEDQVDIWGDGSTYKGNDIERFYRYGLMANPNLRIYKPWLDVDFVNELGGRDEMSQWLLERDLPYRDSKEKAYSTDANIWGATHEAKKLEHLDAGFDIVQPIMGVAAWREDVEIAPENVTITFEQGRPVAINGEDFSSDPVALVMKANEIGGRHGLGNSDQIENRIIEAKSRGIYEAPGMALLHIAYERLLNAIHNEDTIANYHNEGRRLGRLMYEGRWMDPQSLMLRESIVRWVGSAVTGEVSIRLRRGDDYHFLDTSGPSLSYHPEKLSMEKVGDAAFGPEDRIGQLTMRNLDIADSRSRLERYAQIGIIGGATAELVGQLESGGALAIAAGTPEDEAAEALDRAAIDIGLD from the coding sequence ATGTCCAAGGTTCTGACCAGTCTCCCTGTCGGTGAGCGCGTCGGTATCGCCTTCTCCGGCGGTCTCGATACCTCTGTTGCTGTTGCGTGGATGCGCGAGAAGGGTGCGATTCCGTGCACCTATACCGCTGATATCGGTCAGTATGACGAGCCGGACATCGAGTCCGTCCCGGGCCGCGCGATGGAATACGGCGCCGAGCTCTCCCGCATGGTCGACTGCCGCGAGGCGCTGGTCGAGGAAGGCCTGGTCGCGCTGATGTGCGGCGCCTTCCACATCCGGACCGCGGGCAAGGTCTATTTCAACACCACCCCCCTCGGGCGGGCGGTGACCGGCATGCTGCTGGTCCGCGCCATGAAGGAGGACCAGGTCGACATCTGGGGCGACGGCTCGACCTACAAGGGCAACGACATCGAGCGGTTCTATCGCTATGGCCTGATGGCCAACCCGAACCTGCGGATCTACAAGCCCTGGCTCGACGTGGACTTCGTCAACGAGCTCGGCGGCCGCGACGAGATGAGCCAGTGGCTGCTCGAACGCGACCTGCCCTATCGCGACTCCAAGGAGAAGGCGTACTCGACCGACGCCAACATCTGGGGCGCGACCCACGAGGCCAAGAAGCTCGAACACCTCGACGCGGGGTTCGACATCGTCCAGCCGATCATGGGTGTCGCAGCCTGGCGCGAGGACGTCGAGATCGCACCGGAGAACGTGACGATCACCTTCGAGCAGGGGCGGCCCGTCGCGATCAACGGAGAGGACTTCTCGTCCGACCCGGTTGCGCTGGTCATGAAGGCCAACGAGATCGGCGGTCGCCACGGCCTCGGCAACTCCGATCAGATCGAGAACCGGATCATCGAGGCCAAGTCGCGCGGCATCTATGAGGCGCCGGGGATGGCGCTGCTCCACATTGCGTACGAGCGGCTCCTCAACGCGATCCACAACGAGGACACCATCGCCAACTATCACAACGAGGGCCGTCGCCTCGGCCGGTTGATGTATGAGGGTCGCTGGATGGATCCCCAGTCGCTCATGCTGCGCGAGTCGATCGTGCGCTGGGTCGGCTCGGCCGTCACCGGCGAGGTGTCGATCCGGCTGCGGCGTGGCGATGACTATCACTTCCTCGACACGTCCGGCCCGAGCCTCAGCTATCACCCCGAGAAGCTGTCGATGGAGAAGGTCGGCGACGCCGCCTTCGGCCCCGAGGACCGGATCGGCCAGCTCACCATGCGCAACCTCGACATCGCCGACTCCCGCTCGCGCCTCGAGCGCTATGCCCAGATCGGCATCATCGGCGGCGCGACCGCCGAGCTGGTCGGTCAGCTCGAGTCGGGTGGCGCGCTGGCGATCGCGGCGGGTACGCCGGAGGACGAGGCCGCCGAGGCCCTCGACCGCGCCGCCATCGACATCGGCCTCGACTGA
- a CDS encoding arylsulfatase, giving the protein MTTVPEYARGYAGWPGRVGRLATETDFGWPREDRAPEGAPNVIVVLLDDMGYSDIAPFGGEIDTPHLTRLAAEGVSLTNYHTTPLCSPSRAAFLTGCNPHRVGYSMVANFDLGLPGFEGELPDDVLTLPEILRESGYATFAVGKWHLCRDAAMHDAADKSHWPLQRGFDRYYGTLESANSFFHPNRITRDNSALPIKEFPDDYYLTDDLTDNAIDMIRGLRSADAEKPFFLWFAHHAMHGPLGAKPVDMAKYAGRYAEGWDRIRESRLARQIALGLFPEDTPLPPPENGAAFGVPPWTDLTDEQRERFARYMEVYAAMVDNVDQNLGRLLDLLDELGERDNTIIVFTSDNGGTGEGGPEGTRSYFSSFIGIANVQPRDLPAGWNNDTDLDLDLIGGPRSMVHYPRGWGMASNTPFRFYKSQTFAGGVRVPWIMSWPNAPHELKGLRHQYQYVTDMTPTILELTGVRRPDTRRGKPALEPDGTSFVPVLKDPEATTTHPLQYTECGGQRGLWRDGWKIVSLHRPGAPFDASEFELYHVATDPNEMHNLAADHPELVAELADAWEREAWHNTVFPLIERPIPKRRRPADDRFGDPVTLFPRTPKLERHRSHRLIDLRDFEIEVELDYRTGDEGVLVAHGDQGGGYQLRVEDGELILAYNAYGLMHHRRAPMPDQARSITLRAMALPEVRWRLELAIDDTPVGEPLEIVMLIGFAPWSGIDIGINRQGPVDWELYERRRTFPWSGTLHRVHYRPGEHAPYDSSWVERAQRHAALLLD; this is encoded by the coding sequence GTGACAACTGTCCCCGAGTACGCACGCGGCTATGCCGGATGGCCGGGCCGGGTCGGCCGTCTCGCCACCGAGACCGACTTCGGCTGGCCCCGTGAGGATCGGGCACCCGAGGGCGCCCCGAACGTCATCGTCGTCCTGCTCGATGACATGGGCTATTCCGATATCGCGCCCTTCGGCGGAGAGATCGACACACCCCACCTGACCCGCCTCGCGGCCGAGGGGGTGTCGCTGACGAACTATCACACGACACCGCTGTGCTCGCCCTCCCGCGCGGCGTTCCTGACGGGTTGCAACCCCCACCGCGTGGGCTACTCCATGGTGGCGAACTTCGACCTGGGCCTGCCGGGATTCGAGGGCGAGCTGCCCGACGATGTGCTGACCCTGCCGGAGATCCTCCGCGAGTCCGGGTACGCCACCTTCGCGGTCGGCAAGTGGCACCTGTGCCGGGACGCGGCGATGCATGACGCCGCGGACAAATCGCACTGGCCACTGCAGCGTGGGTTCGACCGCTATTACGGCACCCTTGAGTCCGCCAACTCGTTCTTCCACCCGAACCGGATCACCCGCGACAACAGCGCGCTGCCCATCAAGGAATTCCCGGACGACTACTACCTGACCGACGACCTCACCGACAACGCGATCGACATGATCCGCGGGCTGCGATCGGCGGATGCCGAGAAGCCGTTCTTCCTGTGGTTCGCCCACCACGCCATGCACGGCCCGCTCGGGGCGAAGCCGGTGGACATGGCCAAATATGCGGGCCGGTACGCCGAGGGCTGGGACCGCATCCGGGAGTCCCGACTCGCCCGCCAGATCGCCCTCGGCCTGTTCCCGGAGGACACCCCACTCCCGCCGCCCGAGAACGGCGCGGCGTTCGGCGTACCTCCCTGGACCGACCTGACCGACGAGCAACGCGAGCGATTCGCGCGCTACATGGAGGTGTACGCGGCGATGGTCGACAACGTCGACCAGAACCTCGGCCGCCTGCTCGACCTCCTTGACGAGCTCGGCGAGCGCGACAACACGATCATCGTGTTCACCTCCGACAACGGCGGCACCGGCGAGGGCGGGCCGGAGGGCACGCGCAGCTATTTCAGCTCGTTCATCGGCATCGCCAACGTGCAACCGCGCGACCTCCCGGCCGGCTGGAACAACGACACCGACTTGGATCTCGACCTCATCGGCGGGCCGCGATCAATGGTCCATTACCCCCGCGGCTGGGGCATGGCCTCCAATACGCCCTTCCGGTTCTACAAGTCCCAGACCTTCGCCGGCGGCGTACGCGTGCCTTGGATCATGTCCTGGCCGAACGCTCCGCACGAGCTGAAGGGCCTGCGGCACCAATACCAATACGTCACCGACATGACGCCGACGATCCTCGAGCTCACCGGCGTACGCCGGCCTGACACCCGCCGGGGCAAGCCTGCCCTCGAACCCGACGGCACCAGCTTCGTCCCCGTGCTCAAGGACCCGGAGGCCACGACGACCCACCCGTTGCAATACACCGAATGCGGCGGCCAACGCGGCTTGTGGCGCGACGGCTGGAAGATCGTGTCACTCCACCGTCCGGGAGCGCCGTTCGACGCGAGCGAGTTCGAGCTCTATCACGTGGCGACCGACCCCAACGAGATGCACAACCTGGCGGCCGACCATCCCGAACTGGTCGCCGAGCTCGCCGACGCCTGGGAGCGCGAGGCGTGGCACAACACGGTGTTCCCGTTGATCGAACGGCCCATCCCCAAGCGGCGCCGCCCGGCCGACGACCGGTTCGGCGATCCGGTCACGTTGTTCCCGCGTACGCCCAAACTCGAACGCCATCGATCCCACCGCCTCATCGACCTTCGTGACTTCGAGATCGAGGTCGAGCTCGACTACCGGACCGGTGATGAGGGCGTCCTCGTGGCCCACGGCGACCAGGGCGGCGGCTATCAGCTCCGCGTCGAGGACGGCGAGTTGATTCTCGCCTACAACGCGTACGGCCTCATGCACCACCGCCGCGCCCCCATGCCGGACCAGGCACGTTCGATCACGCTGCGGGCCATGGCCCTCCCGGAGGTCCGCTGGCGCCTCGAACTCGCGATCGACGACACCCCGGTCGGTGAGCCACTCGAGATCGTCATGCTCATCGGTTTCGCCCCCTGGAGCGGCATCGACATCGGCATCAACCGCCAGGGCCCCGTGGACTGGGAGCTGTATGAGCGCCGCCGCACGTTCCCGTGGTCGGGCACCCTCCATCGGGTGCACTATCGCCCGGGCGAGCATGCGCCGTACGACTCGTCCTGGGTCGAACGCGCCCAGCGCCACGCGGCACTGCTGCTCGACTAG
- a CDS encoding ABC transporter substrate-binding protein, whose protein sequence is MTTLDIRVRRRGRALRSLAAAGIAALLLSGCGQGTGTGTTTDVPPTQQPDGVAENQEGVSKNPYGGEALSRGEAKSGGEIRVGLPANVESLDPIATFNGPAFAVGLAVYDRLMKLDPSGKPVGELAESMTSDDNKTWIMKLPSDVTFHDDTPFNAQAVVAHLERLGSPESRSQSAGDIRAIQSMRAVDDTTVEFVLQTPWSGFPKVFTRWAPAYVPSPTAVAAGGATYGLKPVGVGPFKVETFSPGNEIVLVRNPNYRVGGLPKVDKLTYIPATDTQSRLAANISGQLDITTTQSAQDFDQAQNGGLVVLRQPVSTYTDILMNLSKPPFDDPRMRIAVAQAIDTEAINQTVYGGRHKVMKGLFAESHPYHVAVDWPPHDPEAAKKAVEELQAEGRTVDFEIAVPQPQEMQRSAQLIQQMLTDVGMAVQLKISDQPEMVTSAAAGNYTAQIRYIGILPETDNVLWQNWYSGSRGNLAKAGDPEVDRILIAARAADPADQQELYQEFQREAARWMPIVPLVQTQNAMLVGPKIGGHPGASGEGVPEEIDMREVWVK, encoded by the coding sequence ATGACGACCCTCGACATCCGGGTGCGGCGCCGCGGTCGCGCTCTTCGCAGTCTGGCGGCGGCCGGCATCGCTGCGCTGCTGTTGTCCGGCTGTGGCCAGGGCACAGGCACCGGCACCACCACAGACGTCCCGCCAACCCAGCAGCCCGACGGCGTGGCCGAGAATCAGGAGGGCGTCAGCAAGAATCCGTACGGCGGTGAAGCGCTGTCACGCGGCGAGGCCAAGTCGGGCGGCGAGATCCGCGTCGGCCTGCCGGCCAATGTCGAAAGCCTCGATCCGATCGCCACGTTCAACGGCCCTGCCTTCGCCGTCGGCTTGGCCGTCTACGACCGCCTGATGAAGCTCGACCCCTCGGGCAAGCCCGTCGGCGAGCTCGCCGAGTCCATGACCTCGGACGACAACAAGACCTGGATCATGAAGCTCCCGAGCGATGTCACGTTCCACGACGACACGCCGTTCAACGCGCAGGCGGTCGTGGCTCACCTCGAGCGGCTCGGGTCACCGGAGTCACGTTCCCAGTCCGCGGGTGACATTCGTGCGATCCAGTCGATGCGAGCCGTGGACGACACGACGGTCGAGTTCGTTCTGCAGACGCCATGGTCGGGCTTCCCCAAGGTGTTCACGCGCTGGGCCCCGGCCTATGTGCCCTCACCCACGGCCGTCGCGGCTGGCGGTGCGACCTATGGTCTGAAGCCGGTCGGCGTCGGCCCCTTCAAGGTGGAGACGTTCAGCCCGGGCAACGAGATCGTGCTCGTTCGCAACCCGAACTATCGCGTGGGCGGACTGCCGAAGGTCGACAAGCTGACCTATATCCCGGCGACCGATACCCAGTCGCGTCTCGCAGCCAACATCTCGGGGCAGCTCGACATCACGACCACGCAGTCGGCCCAGGACTTCGACCAGGCCCAGAACGGCGGGCTCGTCGTGCTGCGCCAGCCGGTCTCGACCTACACCGACATCCTGATGAACCTGAGCAAGCCGCCGTTCGACGATCCCCGCATGCGGATCGCGGTCGCCCAGGCCATCGACACCGAAGCCATCAACCAGACCGTCTATGGCGGGCGTCACAAGGTGATGAAGGGCCTGTTCGCGGAAAGCCACCCATATCACGTCGCCGTCGACTGGCCTCCGCATGATCCCGAGGCCGCCAAGAAGGCTGTCGAGGAGTTGCAGGCCGAGGGCAGGACGGTGGACTTCGAGATCGCCGTCCCCCAGCCCCAGGAGATGCAGCGCAGCGCCCAGTTGATCCAGCAGATGCTGACCGATGTCGGCATGGCGGTCCAACTCAAGATCTCCGACCAGCCTGAGATGGTCACGAGTGCCGCGGCCGGCAACTACACCGCCCAGATCCGCTATATCGGCATCCTGCCCGAGACCGACAATGTGCTCTGGCAGAACTGGTATTCCGGTTCGCGAGGCAACCTCGCCAAGGCCGGCGATCCCGAGGTAGACAGAATCCTTATCGCCGCCCGAGCCGCCGATCCGGCTGACCAGCAGGAGCTCTACCAGGAGTTCCAGCGCGAGGCCGCCCGGTGGATGCCGATCGTGCCCCTGGTCCAGACCCAGAACGCCATGCTGGTCGGGCCGAAGATCGGTGGCCATCCCGGCGCCAGCGGTGAGGGCGTCCCCGAGGAGATCGATATGCGAGAGGTTTGGGTCAAGTGA